The Colletotrichum higginsianum IMI 349063 chromosome 2, whole genome shotgun sequence genome has a segment encoding these proteins:
- a CDS encoding 3'5'-cyclic nucleotide phosphodiesterase has product MDNATCHVVYVNRQVRQDRLILPDAKDAHLPNGGATDVEENDEIQKDATLLLETFGEVYLCSTGSACISTLFQLSDDAMMDLTPTLVLIDVPHDERLPKIRSKTRSPSPHSRPATADIDIHTPEEEVYGLKLLQRIMTEAHLRSLSKLIVPIPIVSFSDLEDAVPVGDDAKPKSQLIVDRRLIIRCLDLGAVDVIISPLHLKCITSLEIHAYRAHKEAAREQQEMLEVRRGRKRSWVGVNEEKPFSYLREAMVSGLMRGICRSGADSDDDRISNVSIAVSTDRQAAVAAAVGKWHFCAHSFTDDELLVAAMVMFKHALTMPELDRWRIPADQLISFLVACRAAYNNFVPYHNFRHVVDVLQATFHFLVRIGTLAPYPVDPLAEADTTEKSPMANLLHPFEGLTLLITAIGHDVGHPGVNNGFLVTLNAPLAQLYNDRSVLESFHCAAYSQILRRYWPSAFEDTKMRHLMISSILATDMGLHFDYMKRLGDTQEKLDVSNSTDGWNGRMLEEQKALACSLLIKCADISNVARKHETALKWMHILSDEFSRQASMESELDIASSLLSAPKKDTMSLSKAQLSFMNMFAIPLFQGVADILPAMKYTVDELEINKSLFEQRIRDEQAKEDPIRKRLLRDGAFSPRTRSFATGPENNRDSMTPRVTTPLAELVTPPPLPVDGSRHSDQDMEQEPADLTDRSLHAPESGEDLKGVNGIVTSFDSVADFAASDPFRCRDRESSSPDNHHGHNGKQRCSETTDGSTTGPYTGDWASQATSATTGKMPLSPSTQGTSIVSRESTEQLPGVPTISEPKPFTEYKAEPAFLDHEGNGSHMSQGPFGKPEGGKVVKKKSSRFRMNAFQFFRRNRASSPSMSATDTAG; this is encoded by the exons ATGGACAATGCTACGTGCCACGTCGTATACGTGAACCGCCAGGTTCGCCAGGACAGGCTCATCCTCCCCGATGCGAAGGACGCCCATTTGCCCAACGGAGGCGCAACCGACGTGGAGGAGAATGACGAAATTCAGAAAGACGCCACACTTCTGCTGGAAACCTTTGGAGAAG TCTACCTGTGTTCCACGGGCTCAGCATGCATCTCTACGCTTTTCCAGCTCTCGGACGATGCCATGATGGACCTAACGCCGACCCTTGTTCTCATTGATGTGCCTCACGATGAACGGCTGCCCAAGATTCGCTCAAAGACTAGATCACCTTCGCCGCATTCTCGCCCGGCCACTGCCGACATCGACATACATACTCCGGAAGAGGAGGTATACGGCCTCAAGCTGCTGCAAAGGATCATGACCGAGGCGCATCTTCGCAGTCTTTCGAAGCTGATCGTCCCTATCCCCATTGTGAGCTTTTCCGATTTGGAGGACGCTGTCCcggtcggcgacgatgcgaAGCCCAAGTCTCAGTTGATAGTCGACCGCCGCTTGATCATTCGCTGTCTCGATCTTGGCGCTGTCGATGTCATCATCAGTCCTCTTCACTTGAAGTGCATCACGAGTCTGGAGATCCACGCTTATAGGGCGCATAAGGAAGCTGCCCGAGAACAGCAGGAGATGCTCGAGGTGCGCCGCGGACGAAAGCGATCATGGGTTGGGGTGAACGAGGAGAAGCCCTTTTCTTACCTTAGAGAAGCCATGGTATCCGGGCTCATGAGGGGTATTTGCCGGTCCGGAGCCGATTCGGATGATGATCGGATCTCCAATGTAAGCATCGCCGTCTCCACCGATCGCcaagccgccgtcgccgccgctgttgGCAAATGGCACTTTTGCGCCCACAGCTTcacggacgacgagctccttgTGGCAGCCATGGTCATGTTCAAGCATGCGTTGACCATGCCGGAATTGGACCGTTGGCGGATACCAGCAG ATCAACTGATTAGCTTCTTGGTTGCCTGCCGGGCTGCATACAACAACTTTGTCCCTTATCACAACTTTCGccatgtcgtcgacgtcttgCAGGCTACCTTTCACTTCTTGGTCCGCATCGGTACCCTCGCCCCTTACCCTGTCGATCCTTTGGCAGAAGCAGACACGACCGAGAAGTCGCCAATGGCAAATCTACTCCATCCGTTTGAGGGCTTGACGCTCTTGATCACGGCGATAGGACATGATGTCGGCCATCCCGGTGTCAACAACGGATTTCTAGTCACCCTCAACGCCCCCTTAGCGCAGTTGTACAACGACCGTTCCGTGCTCGAGTCCTTCCACTGCGCTGCTTACTCACAGATCCTTCGAAGGTATTGGCCAAGCGCGTTTGAGGATACCAAGATGAGGCACCTGATGATCAGCTCCATTCTTGCTACCGACATGGGTCTGCATTTCGATTACATGAAGAGGCTCGGGGACACCCAGGAAAAGTTGGATGTTAGCAACTCAACCGATGGGTGGAACGGGCGCATGCTTGAAGAACAAAAAGCATTAGCATGCTCATTACTCATCAAGTGTGCAGACATCAGCAATGTG GCAAGGAAACACGAAACCGCTCTGAAGTGGATGCATATCCTCTCAGATGAGTTCTCTCGCCAAGCCTCTATGGAGAGCGAACTGGACATCGCCTCATCTCTACTATCGGCTCCGAAAAAAGACACCATGTCGCTGTCCAAGGCGCAACTGAGTTTCATGAACATGTTCGCCATCCCTCTCTTCCAAGGTGTCGCGGATATCCTTCCGGCGATGAAATACACGGtggacgagctcgagatcAATAAGAGTCTCTTCGAGCAGCGCATCCGAGACGAGCAGGCAAAGGAGGATCCCATCCGCAAGAGGCTTCTTCGCGATGGAGCGTTTTCCCCGCGAACTAGGAGTTTTGCTACGGGGCCAGAGAACAACAGAGACTCCATGACCCCGCGAGTGACGACACCCTTGGCGGAGCTCGTGACGCCGCCACCTTTGCCGGTGGACGGGTCACGCCACAGTGATCAAGACATGGAACAGGAACCTGCGGATCTGACGGACCGGTCTCTGCACGCGCCGGAGTCTGGGGAGGACTTGAAGGGGGTCAATGGCATCGTGACGTCGTTCGATTCGGTGGCAGATTTTGCAGCAAGCGATCCCTTCCGCTGTCGGGACAGAGAGAGTAGCTCCCCCGATAATCATCACGGCCACAATGGAAAGCAACGATGCAGCGAGACGACGGACGGAAGCACGACAGGTCCATACACCGGGGACTGGGCTTCCCAGGCAACGAGCGCGACGACCGGCAAAATGCCTCTGTCACCAAGTACCCAAGGCACTAGCATTGTCAGCAGAGAATCCACGGAACAACTGCCGGGCGTACCCACGATTTCAGAACCGAAGCCCTTCACAGAGTACAAGGCGGAGCCCGCATTCTTGGACCATGAGGGCAATGGCTCTCACATGTCGCAAGGGCCGTTTGGCAAACCAGAGGGCGGCAAGGTGGTCAAGAAGAAGTCTAGCAGGTTCCGCATGAACGCTTTCCAATTCTTCCGGCGAAACAGAGCGTCAAGCCCGTCCATGTCGGCCACCGACACAGCTGGCTAA
- a CDS encoding Serine carboxypeptidase, with protein sequence MRFSASALVLGAASTAVALDQQVLGGNDSPFDSIKVAGQNWLSTFEEKFGQMTTEAKAVWDEITLLAPDAVESFKKNAIPPKPKPAHRKSDKKWDHVVKGADVQDMWVEKNGEKHRKIAGDLKNFNLRAKKVDPAALGVDKVKQYSGYLDDEENDKHLFYWFFESRNDPKNDPVVLWLNGGPGCSSLTGLFMELGPASIDKKLKIVNNEWSWNNNASVIFLDQPVNVGYSYSGSSVSNTVAAGKDVYALLSLFFHQFPEYSKQDFHIAGESYAGHYIPVFASEILSHEDRNINLKSVLIGNGLTDGLTQYGYYRPMACGEGGYPSVLDESECQAMDNALPRCQSLIKNCYESGSVWSCVPASIYCNNALIGPYQRTGQNVYDIRGKCEDSSNLCYSALGWISEYLNQDEVKDALGAEVDSYDSCNFDINRNFLFAGDWFQPFHRIVPKLLEKIPVLIYAGDADYICNWLGNRAWTEALEWPGQKGFNKAEVKGLSVGKSKEYGKVKSSGNFTFMQLYGAGHMVPMDQPEASSDFFNRWLGGEWVA encoded by the exons ATGAGGTTCTCGGCctccgccctcgtcctcggcgccgcctccaccgcGGTCGCTTTGGACCAGCAGGTCCTTGGTGGCAACGACAGCCCCTTCGACTCCATCAAGGTCGCCGGCCAGAACTGGCTCTCGACCTTTGAGGAGAAGTTCGGCCAGATGACCACCGAGGCTAAGGCTGTCTGGGACGAGATTACTCTGCTCGCccccgacgccgtcgagtccTTCAAGAAGAACGCTATCCcccccaagcccaagcccgcCCACCGCAAGTCCGACAAGAAGTGGGACCACGTTGTTAAGGGCGCCGATGTCCAGGACATGTGGGTTGAGAAGAACGGCGAGAAGCACCGCAAGATCGCCGGCGACCTCAAGAACTTCAACCTGCGCGCCAAGAAGGTCGACCCTGCGGCTCTCGGTGTTGACAAGGTTAAGCAGTACAGCGGTTAcctcgatgacgaggagaacGACAAGCACCTCTTTTACT GGTTCTTCGAGTCTCGCAATGACCCAAAGAACGACCCGGTCGTCTTGTGGCTCAACGGTGGCCCTGGCTGCTCTTCTCTGACCGGACTGTTCATGGAGCTCGGCCCTGCGTCTATcgacaagaagctcaagatTGTCAACAACGAGTGGTCGTGGAACAACAATGCCTCCGTCATCTTCCTTGACCAGCCCGTCAACGTTGGCTACTCTTACTCGGGCTCCTCCGTCTCCAACacggtcgccgccggcaaggacGTTTATGCCCTgctctccctcttcttccaccaGTTCCCCGAGTACTCCAAGCAGGATTTCCACATTGCCGGCGAGTCGTACGCCGGTCACTACATCCCCGTCTTCGCCTCGGAGATTCTCTCCCACGAGGACCGTAACATCAACCTGAAGAGTGTCCTCATCGGCAACGGTCTGACCGATGGCTTGACCCAGTACGGCTACTACCGCCCCATGGCGTGCGGTGAGGGCGGCTATCCCTCTGTCCTCGACGAGAGCGAGTGTCAGGCCATGGACAACGCTCTTCCTCGCTGCCAGAGCCTGATCAAGAACTGCTACGAGTCCGGCAGTGTCTGGTCTTGCGTTCCCGCCAGCATCTACTGCAACAACGCCCTCATCGGTCCCTACCAGCGCACTGGCCAGAACGTCTACGACATCCGCGGCAAGTGCGAGGACAGTAGCAACCTCTGCTACTCTGCTCTTGGCTGGATTAGTGAGTACCTGAACCAAGACGAAGTCAAGGACGCCCTCGGTGCCGAGGTCGACAGCTACGACAGCTGCAACTTTGACATCAACCGCAACTTCCTCTTCGCGGGCGACTGGTTCCAGCCCTTCCACCGCATAGTCCCCAAGCTTCTTGAGAAGATCCCCGTTCTTATCTACGCTGGTGACGCCGACTACATTTGCAACTGGCTCGGTAACCGCGCTTGGACCGAGGCTCTCGAGTGGCCCGGCCAGAAGGGCTTCAACAAGGCCGAAGTCAAGGGCCTGTCTGTTGGCAAGAGCAAGGAGTATGGCAAGGTCAAGTCCAGCGGCAACTTCACCTTCATGCAGCTCTATGGCGCCGGACACATGGTGCCCATGGACCAGCCCGAGGCCTCGTCCGACTTCTTCAACCGCTGGCTTGGCGGTGAGTGGGTTGCGTAA
- a CDS encoding Carboxypeptidase y: MSRMINQPSNQIKLTNVSLVRLKKGKKRFEIACYKNKVMEWRSGIETDLDNVLQIPNVFLNVSKGQTAPKEDLEKAFGKAKSTDDIVLEILKKGEMQVGGKERAEQLERVHNEVIGIVASRLVDPRTKRVYTTGMIEKALDMLSSAAHGEEGGDAKKSGSKTASGAGTPAAGEDGDAKPREKGIHWTGVTTTKSAKSQALEAMKALIAAQPIPVQRARMRLRVTCATSVLKQAVKEKPTAAKDKGKGGDNNNNDDDEPKQKPGTVKDRILGFVEQVESQDVLGSEWEVVGFVEPGAFKGLGDFIAGETKGMGRVEVLDMAVIHED, translated from the coding sequence ATGTCGCGGATGATCAACCAGCCGTCGAACCAGATCAAGCTGACTAACGTGTCGCTTGTGCGCctgaagaagggcaagaagcgcTTCGAGATCGCGTGCTACAAGAACAAGGTCATGGAGTGGCGGTCCGGGATCGAGACGGACCTGGACAACGTTCTGCAAATCCCCAACGTGTTCCTCAACGTGTCCAAGGGTCAGACGGCGCCCAAGGAGGACCTGGAGAAGGCGTTTGGTAAGGCCAAGAGCACGGACGACATCGTGCTGGAGATATTGAAAAAGGGTGAGATGCAAGTCGGCGGGAAGGAGAGGGCGGAGCAGCTAGAAAGAGTGCACAACGAGGTCATCGGCATCGTTGCGAGTCGGCTTGTGGATCCGAGGACGAAAAGGGTCTATACGACCGGGATGATTGAGAAGGCGCTGGACATGTTGTCGTCCGCGGCGcacggagaagaaggcgggGACGCGAAGAAGAGCgggtcgaagacggcgagcggcgcggggacgccggcggccggcgaggacggggaCGCGAAGCCGCGCGAGAAGGGGATCCACTGGACGGGCGTGACGACGACCAAGTCGGCCAAGTCGCAGGCGCTGgaggcgatgaaggcgcTGATTGCGGCGCAGCCGATCCCCGTGCAGAGGGCGCGGATGAGGCTGAGGGTGACGTGCGCGACGAGCGTGCTGAAGcaggccgtcaaggagaagcCCACTGCCGCCAAGGATAAGGGCAAGGGAggcgacaacaacaacaatgacgacgacgagccgaAGCAGAAGCCCGGCACGGTCAAGGACCGGATCCTGGGGTTCGTGGAGCAGGTTGAGAGCCAGGACGTGCTGGGGTCCGAGTGGGAGGTGGTCGGCTTCGTGGAGCCCGGGGCGTTCAAGGGCTTGGGTGACTTCATCGCCGGGGAGACGaaggggatggggagggtCGAAGTCTTGGACATGGCCGTAATTCACGAGGATtag
- a CDS encoding 40S ribosomal protein S18 — protein sequence MSLVSGEKSNFQFILRLLNTNVRGQEKVMYALTKIGGVGRRYSNIVCKKADVDLNKRAGELTSEELERIVTIIQNPTQYKIPGWFLNRQRDIVDGKDSQILANGVASKLRDDLERLKKIRAHRGLRHYWGLRVRGQHTKTTGRRGRTVGVSKKKGG from the exons ATGTCGCTCGTCTCGGGGGAGAAGT CGAACTTCCAGTTCATTCTCCGTCTTCTGA ACACCAACGTTCGTGGTCAGGAGAAGGTTATGTACGCGCTCACCAAGAttggtggtgttggtcgTCGTTACTCCAACATTGTGTGCAAGAAGGCCGATG TCGACCTGAACAAGCGCGCCGGTGAGCTCACCTCGGAAGAGCTCGAGCGTatcgtcaccatcatccAGAACCCCACCCAGTACAAGATCCCCGGCTGGTTCCTTAACCGTCAGcgcgacatcgtcgacggcaaggacAGCCAGATTCTCGCCAACGGCGTCGCCTCCAAGCTCcgcgacgacctcgagcgcctcAAGAAGATCCGCGCTCACCGCGGTCTCCGTCACTACTGGGGCCTCCGCGTCCGTGGTCAGCACACCAAGACcaccggccgccgcggccgtaCGGTCGGTGtctccaagaagaagggtggTTAA
- a CDS encoding Cas1p-like protein produces the protein MHYKHIIAALVAFGSLAAAAPAQDSKATDRGQGQRENQGQGRNNGKDSNGNNKNRGKKNNNNNNSNNRNGDVNIIQNIIKPNIIVVQENLDKVDRLQRQSERQLAALVQSQLALATQLQTVKDNIRINHFKAQFPQANTIIVTVTGLVDNRNQGQQNQRYLVNQLLADNGLPGKQALVMVTDPTPMQISTLKAASSQADAFGAARVELENPPAAGSNSSNFRAQAVGGGGGDGDDDDDTLKLATFSQQAPLGQIGQSIILPAGTQAPQLASVPDPAAIILPGQQGLFVQNAGTFLADCATSAAGGNAALAGQIFSSFEQLAAAQLAGLSGLGIFDGNRGNSTAQAPPSPAAQGQQPGGQNLGSIAVGANQGQPAAVQPPAQVATPPQAIVPPAQVQTDAGQSLGAIVVGANQEQPPATGNAPAPQPPAAVVDEANQAVSPVQIGKNPGTAPPPGNNGAAQPQSAPAPVPPAAVVAGANQTNSAT, from the exons ATGCATTACAAACATATCATTGCCGCCCTGGTGGCATTCGGCTCTCTAGCTGCGGCCG CACCGGCACAAGACTCGAAGGCCACAGATAGAGGCCAGGGTCAGAGAGAGAaccaaggccaaggcagGAACAACGGCAAGGACAGCAACGGAAACAACAAAAACAggggcaagaagaacaacaacaacaacaacagcaacaaccgCAATGGCGACGTCAATATTATCCAGAACATCATCAAGCCCaacatcatcgtcgtccaggaGAACCTCGACAAGGTCGACCGGCTGCAACGGCAGAGCGAGAGGCAGCTCGCGGCGCTGGTCCAGTCACAGCTCGCGCTGGCGACGCAGCTGCAGACCGTCAAGGACAACATCCGAATCAATCACTTCAAGGCGCAATTTCCCCAGGCG AACACAatcatcgtcaccgtcaccggtCTAGTCGACAACAGGAACCAGGGGCAGCAGAACCAGCGGTACCTCGTCAACCAGCTCCTGGCCGACAATGGCTTGCCAGGGAAGCAGGCTCTCGTCATGGTCACGGACCCGACGCCCATGCAAATCTCGACGCTGAAGGCGGCCTCCTCACAGGCCGATGCCTTCGGGGCCGCCCGTGTCGAGTTGGAAAACCCCCCGGCAGCCGGATCCAACAGTTCCAACTTTAGAGCCCAAgctgtcggcggcggcggcggagacggcgacgacgacgacgacacacTCAAGCTCGCCACCTTTAGCCAACAAGCACCCCTTGGCCAGATTGGACAATCCATTATCCTTCCCGCCGGCACGCAGGCCCCGCAGCTGGCCTCAGTCCCCGACCCGGCCGCTATCATCCTTCCCGGGCAGCAGGGCCTCTTCGTGCAGAACGCGGGGACGTTCCTTGCCGACTgcgcgacgtcggcggcgggcggcaacgccgccctggccgggCAAATCTTCTCGTCGTTTGAGcaactcgccgccgcgcagTTGGCGGGGCTTTCGGGGCTGGGCATCTTTGATGGGAACCGAGGGAACAGCACGGCGCaggcaccgccgtcgccggcagcTCAGGGACAACAGCCGGGGGGCCAGAACCTGGGATCTATCGCGGTCGGTGCGAACCAAGGACAGCCCGCGGCCGTTCAACCACCCGCGCAAGTCGCGACGCCTCCTCAGGCGATCGTCCCGCCGGCCCAGGTACAAACGGACGCCGGACAATCGTTGGGTGCTATCGTGGTGGGAGCGAACCAGGAGCAGCCGCCGGCTACAGGGAATGCTCCGGCCCCacagccgccggcggccgtcgtcgatgaagcgAACCAAGCGGTCAGTCCGGTGCAGATCGGGAAAAATCCCGGAACGGCACCACCGCCGGGGAATAACGGGGCTGCTCAGCCCCAGTCCGCTCCGGCCCCGGTCCCGCCTGcggctgttgttgctggtgcGAATCAGACGAACTCGGCGACTTAG
- a CDS encoding Cas1p-like protein, with amino-acid sequence MSRDDISSCFKDRHLVIVGDSTMRQIYFAAMTRLDHYVAEKAILDFAVSVDKHQNLSRDVEGVKLDFIWDPWLNSTSLLSQLARFRDRPGSADYERLLRQEGRDSPALIVVGTPGLWAARQGGDRYLELFREGINVLMPYLHKSIDESVALPSTKSQSPFDEMSNHMLVAPVPIPAYDMLTPSRARSITPKRIDAMNWNLEHLEQSEQSHIVWAYHAMTEGHDNAMLEDGIHAVDVVAERKLDVIVNAHCNAGLVRRGYANQITCCAPYPSLGRVQLLLLGLNILTLPVLFLSRQQDAFPSPRTQCVMDTLMAVATLLVVAVYCLLADRTHVLAKQDKHFDVPDFVLPLVGLAVLAALSLRSRVPTTQSPTRIPTTTSFLSREQTDEWKGWMLAFILMYNYHAASESSAMFKAHKFIVATFIFLFTYSHTMYFLRTEDYSFRRVAYVLLRLNLLTCLLVFTMSSEWVIYTAPLVTFWFGVTYTSLACFKRANSNPVGFSLKIVAFAACTTYLVRSTRAPERLASMLKSACGIYWDLNNLRAHFEQDRFVPYFGILTAAATHRVSVLRRRQHGINARALFERINNALDRTLMEIAYPERDAIPVKPIMILFSFAYLVVFIILTFVSEVYHSNDSYNIYHPYTSPWFVLSAIVARNSFRALRELHIPLSAALGQISLEAYVLHRHIWLASDGAGVLRIGSQSHIPRATEVMIIAAIFIWASAKCHSATVNIVFGLIGTQRREQMEDVSLDSTLPVKDDKRSPVPWQNAEAAAAAAEQVIGEGKTDSSSVSPSALRLRIVGLLAMMWLGNIIYGV; translated from the coding sequence ATGTCTCGAGATGACATCTCGAGCTGCTTCAAAGATCGCCATCTGGTCATCGTGGGCGACTCGACCATGCGCCAGATCTACTTCGCTGCCATGACGCGTCTGGATCATTACGTtgccgagaaggccatccTTGACTTTGCCGTCTCCGTCGACAAGCACCAGAATCTGTCGagggacgtcgagggcgtcaaaCTCGACTTTATATGGGACCCATGGCTCAACTCCACCAGCCTCTTGAGCCAATTGGCTCGATTCCGGGACCGGCCTGGCTCCGCCGATTATGAGAGACTTCTCCGACAGGAGGGGAGAGATTCGCCCGCCCTCATCGTTGTGGGCACTCCGGGCCTGTGGGCGGCCCGCCAGGGCGGCGATCGGTACTTGGAGCTCTTCAGAGAAGGCATCAATGTCCTCATGCCGTACCTGCACAAGAGTATAGACGAGTCGGTGGCCCTGCCCAGCACCAAGTCACAGTCGCCCTTCGACGAGATGTCCAACCATATGCTTGTCGCACCCGTGCCCATTCCGGCCTACGATATGCTCACTccgtcgcgcgcgcgttCCATCACGCCAAAGAGGATCGATGCGATGAATTGGAACCTGGAGCACTTGGAACAGTCTGAGCAATCGCACATCGTGTGGGCCTACCACGCCATGACAGAGGGTCACGACAACGCCATGCTCGAGGACGGTATCCATGCTGTTGACGTCGTTGCCGAAAGGAAGCTCGACGTCATTGTCAATGCTCATTGCAATGCCGGTCTGGTCAGGAGAGGATACGCAAACCAAATCACCTGCTGTGCGCCCTATCCGTCTCTCGGGCGAGTAcagcttctgcttcttggtcTCAACATACTGACTTTGCCTGTTCTGTTCCTGAGTCGGCAACAGGATGCGTTTCCCTCTCCTCGGACGCAATGCGTCATGGATACCCTCATGGCGGTGGCCACTCTGCTTGTTGTCGCAGTCTACTGCCTTCTTGCCGACCGAACTCACGTCCTCGCGAAACAGGATAAGCACTTTGATGTCCCCGACTTCGTCTTGCCCCTGGTCGGTCTTGCGGTACTTGCAGCGCTGTCTCTTCGTTCCAGGGTACCCACCACCCAGTCGCCGACGAGAATCCCCACAACGACGTCGTTCTTGTCTCGTGAGCAGACGGATGAGTGGAAAGGCTGGATGCTGGCTTTCATTCTGATGTACAACTATCACGCAGCATCAgagtcgtcggcgatgtTCAAAGCGCACAAGTTCATCGTCGCGACTTTCATCTTCCTGTTCACCTACAGCCACACGATGTACTTCCTTCGGACGGAGGATTACTCGTTTCGTAGGGTTGCGTATGTGCTGCTTCGGCTCAACTTGCTCACCTGCCTCCTGGTCTTCACGATGTCCAGTGAATGGGTCATCTATACCGCGCCGCTGGTCACCTTCTGGTTCGGTGTCACATACACGTCTTTAGCGTGCTTCAAAAGGGCCAATAGTAACCCTGTGGGTTTCTCCCTGAAAATCGTGGCTTTTGCTGCTTGCACTACCTATCTGGTGCGAAGCACGCGCGCCCCTGAGCGGCTTGCGTCGATGCTCAAGTCAGCCTGTGGTATCTACTGGGACCTGAACAATCTTCGCGCGCACTTTGAACAGGATCGCTTCGTCCCGTACTTTGGTATACTCACGGCCGCAGCCACGCACCGAGTCTCGGTGCTACGGCGTCGCCAACACGGCATCAACGCCCGGGCGTTGTTCGAAAGGATCAACAATGCGTTGGACCGGACACTAATGGAAATCGCCTACCCCGAACGAGACGCGATACCGGTGAAGCCGATAATGATactcttctccttcgcctACCTCGTTGTTTTCATCATACTCACCTTCGTCTCCGAGGTCTACCACAGCAACGATTCCTACAATATTTACCACCCATACACCAGCCCGTGGTTTGTGCTGTCAGCCATCGTCGCAAGGAACTCTTTCCGAGCGCTGCGCGAGCTTCACATTCCGCTTTCGGCAGCTCTCGGACAGATTTCTCTGGAAGCTTACGTTTTGCACCGCCATATCTGGCTTGCAAGTGATGGGGCCGGAGTCTTGAGGATTGGAAGCCAAAGCCACATTCCTAGGGCAACGGAGGTGATgatcatcgccgccatcttcatctgGGCTTCTGCCAAGTGCCACAGTGCCACCGTGAACATCGTCTTCGGGCTGATCGGCACGCAGAGAAGGGAGCAGATGGAAGACGTCTCGCTGGATAGCACTTTGCCAGTCAAGGATGATAAGAGGAGCCCTGTTCCGTGGCAAAatgcagaagcagcagcggcggcggcggaacAGGTGATAGGGGAAGGCAAGACGGACAGCTCATCTGTCTCACCCAGCGCCTTGCGGCTGAGGATCGTGGGCCTGTTGGCCATGATGTGGCTCGGGAACATTATTTACGGCGTTTGA